From a region of the Mercurialis annua linkage group LG1-X, ddMerAnnu1.2, whole genome shotgun sequence genome:
- the LOC126685740 gene encoding uncharacterized protein LOC126685740 — MSLSPFKQDIDELLNEFGENELTKFAEMKKVWFSRRFSYIFDAMPSSKLSLFMQSLYAHSIGYMVSSNAPLSRRLGGLYCLYCLHETQPFKPPLRIYISLGELNKLTQLVIDAKAQGIKDVISLVSRMLENNMFLFGAVDINEGSTTQLVDELTQLQNDRVQHAYKKLIPETRLKQFLHMDLGNKFDLHTMKKMSAEYAKAKKQAIQEAGKVVNVEDIQHISDDKEFIGDVMDNIGGNWNVQKEMFYQQTGLYQHPAQEQEQQHQNHKEENEDGDNDDFSRQLELQLYEEEPQG; from the exons ATGAGTCTATCTCCGTTCAAGCAAGACATCGACGAGCTTCTTAATGAGTTCGGTGAG AATGAGTTAACAAAATTTGCTGAAATGAAGAAAGTTTGGTTTTCTAGAAGGTTCAGTTACATATTTGATGCTATGCCTTCTAGCAAATTGTCCTTGTTTATGCAATCTCTTTATGCTCATTCAATTG GTTACATGGTGAGCAGTAATGCTCCTTTGTCTCGAAGATTAGGCGGCTTGTATTGCCTTTACTGCTTACATGAAACTCAACCATTCAAGCCTCCTTTAAGAATCTATATATCTCTTG GAGAGCTAAATAAACTTACGCAGCTTGTGATTGATGCAAAAGCTCAGGGTATAAAAGATGTTATCAGTTTGGTCAGTAGAATGCTAGAAAATAACATGTTTCTTTTTGGCGCTGTGGACATAAATGAAGGCTCTACTACCCAATTAGTGGACGAACTCACGCAGCTGCAAAATGATCGCGTCCAGCATGCATATAAAAA ATTAATTCCCGAGACTCGCCTTAAACAGTTCCTCCACATGGACTTG GGTAACAAATTTGATCTTCATACAATGAAAAAAATGTCAGCAGAGTATGCAAAGGCCAAGAAGCAAGCCATCCAAG aggcGGGTAAGGTGGTGAACGTAGAGGACATACAGCACATATCAGATGATAAGGAATTTATTGGAGATGTAATGGATAACATCGGAGGGAACTGGAATGTACAGAAAGAAATGTTCTACCAGCAGACAGGATTGTATCAGCATCCAGCTCAAGAACAAGAACAGCAGCATCAAAACCATAAAGAGGAAAATGAGGACGGCGATAATGATGATTTTAGTCGTCAATTAGAATTGCAACTATATGAAGAAGAGCCACAAGGATAG
- the LOC126685720 gene encoding probable galactinol--sucrose galactosyltransferase 6 isoform X1: MVLNLQSATINTRQLSLVPSIQSSITFSLNISTPIKNKSYLSSACRSSSNRSISLLSFKKTNVESPLKKEDKEEQPETMTIKPTVWISDRKLIVKDRTILTGLPDNIIATSGPVDGVFLGAVFEQENSRHVVPLGTLRDVRFMACFRFKLFWMAQKMGDHGKDIPLETQFLMVETKNGSHLESDGGNEENQIIYTVFLPLIEGSFRACLQGNIDDELELCLESGDVDTKASSFSHSLFIHAGTDPFSTITEAVRAVKLHSKTFRQRHEKQLPAIVNYFGWCTWDAFYQEVTQEGVESGLKSLSDGGTPPRFVIIDDGWQSVGGDSPKDESKSQPLLRLTVIKENEKFQKKDDPTVGIKNIVNIAKDKYGLKYVYVWHAITGYWGGVHPGVKGMKEYGSLMKYPTVSKGVMKNEPTWKSDPLAVQGLGLMNPRKVYKFYNELHSYLASAGIDGVKVDVQCILETLGGGLGGRVELTKQYHEALDSSVARNFPDNGCIACMSHNTDALYCSKQTAVVRASDDFFPKDPVSHTIHIAAVAYNSVFLGEFMQADWDMFHSLHPAAEYHASARAISGGPIYVSDEPGKHDFNVLKKLVLPDGSVLRTRLPGRPTRDCLFSDPTRDGDSLLKIWNMNKYTGVLGVYNCQGAAWNNVERKNTFHEIKSEALTGAIKGCDVDLIAEATTESNWNGDSAVYCHRTTELITLPYNASLPVSLKVLEHDIFTVTPIKVLAPGFSFAPLGLIAMYNAGGAIEGLKYEVKEGAQLSEIDEGYKGETSVVCNERVDNLSNELVGKVYMEVRGCGKFGAYSSTKPMKCIVDHNDVDFEYDSSSGMVTFSLDNLPEEGKLHVVEVDV, translated from the exons atggtattAAATCTCCAATCTGCAACTATAAATACACGACAATTGTCCCTTGTACCTTCGATTCAATCATCAATTACTTTCTCACTTAACATCTCAACACCAATCAAGAACAAATCTTATCTCTCTTctg CTTGCAGGTCTTCATCGAATCGATCTATTTCATTGCTCTCATTTAAG AAAACCAACGTGGAATCACCTCTGAAAAAGGAAGACAAAGAAGAACAGCCGGAGACAATGACGATTAAGCCGACGGTTTGGATTTCTGATCGGAAACTAATCGTGAAAGATCGGACGATCTTGACCGGACTACCGGACAATATAATAGCAACATCAGGGCCGGTGGACGGAGTGTTTCTCGGAGCTGTATTTGAACAAGAAAACAGCCGTCACGTAGTACCGTTAGGTACTTTACGAGACGTCCGGTTCATGGCATGTTTCCGGTTCAAACTATTTTGGATGGCGCAAAAAATGGGAGATCACGGCAAGGATATTCCGTTAGAAACTCAGTTTTTAATGGTGGAGACTAAGAATGGGTCCCATCTTGAATCAGACGGTGGAAATGAAGAGAATCAGATTATCTATACGGTTTTCCTACCTCTGATTGAAGGTTCATTTAGAGCTTGTTTGCAGGGAAATATTGACGATGAGCTTGAGCTCTGTTTGGAGAGTGGTGACGTGGATACTAAAGCGTCGTCGTTTAGTCACTCTCTTTTTATTCACGCCGGTACTGATCCGTTTAGTACTATAACAGAAGCTGTTAGAGCTGTTAAGTTGCACTCGAAGACGTTCCGTCAACGGCATGAGAAACAATTGCCTGCAATAGTTAATTATTTTGGATGGTGCACCTGGGATGCTTTTTACCAAGAAGTAACACAAGAAGGTGTAGAATCTGGGTTAAAGAGTTTATCCGACGGTGGGACTCCTCCAAGATTTGTGATCATCGATGATGGATGGCAATCAGTCGGTGGAGATTCACCAAAAGACGAAAGCAAATCGCAGCCGTTGCTTAGGCTGACTGTAATAAAAGAAAACGAAAAGTTTCAGAAGAAAGACGATCCAACGGTGGGGATAAAGAACATAGTAAACATAGCAAAAGATAAATACGGGTTAAAATACGTATACGTATGGCATGCAATCACAGGATACTGGGGTGGGGTCCATCCAGGGGTTAAGGGGATGAAGGAATATGGTTCGTTGATGAAATATCCGACGGTGTCAAAAGGGGTGATGAAGAATGAACCAACATGGAAAAGTGATCCGCTGGCTGTGCAGGGATTAGGTTTGATGAATCCtagaaaagtttataaattCTATAATGAGTTGCATAGTTATCTAGCGTCTGCGGGTATAGATGGAGTTAAGGTGGACGTGCAGTGTATATTGGAAACTTTGGGCGGTGGCTTAGGAGGAAGGGTAGAATTGACTAAGCAATATCATGAAGCTCTTGATTCTTCTGTTGCTAGGAATTTCCCTGATAATGGGTGCATTGCTTGCATGAGTCATAATACTGATGCATTATactg TTCGAAACAGACGGCTGTAGTGAGAGCATCGGATGATTTCTTCCCAAAGGACCCCGTGTCGCACACAATCCATATAGCAGCTGTGGCATACAATAGTGTGTTTCTAGGAGAATTTATGCAAGCAGATTGGGACATGTTCCATTCACTCCATCCTGCGGCTGAATATCATGCTTCAGCTAGAGCTATTAGCGGTGGTCCGATCTATGTCag TGATGAGCCTGGGAAGCATGATTTTAATGTGCTGAAGAAGCTTGTTTTGCCTGATGGGTCTGTGCTTCGTACCCGTTTGCCTGGCCGCCCAACCCGTGACTGTTTGTTCTCTGATCCAACTCGCGACGGTGATAG CTTGTTGAAGATATGGAATATGAACAAATACACAGGCGTCTTAGGAGTTTACAATTGTCAAGGAGCAGCTTGGAACAATGTTGAAAGAAAGAACACATTCCACGAAATAAAATCTGAGGCATTAACAGGTGCCATCAAGGGTTGCGATGTCGATCTCATTGCTGAAGCAACTACCGAATCTAACTGGAATGGCGACTCCGCTGTTTACTGTCATCGGACTACTGAGCTTATTACTCTCCCTTACAATGCATCCCTACCAGTGTCCCTCAAAGTCCTTGAGCATGACATATTCACAGTAACACCCATTAAGGTGTTAGCACCTGGGTTCAGCTTTGCACCCTTGGGGCTCATTGCCATGTATAATGCTGGTGGTGCCATCGAAGGGCTTAAGTATGAAGTGAAAGAAGGTGCGCAATTGTCGGAGATAGACGAGGGTTACAAGGGTGAAACAAGCGTAGTGTGCAATGAGAGAGTGGATAATTTGAGTAATGAATTAGTTGGGAAAGTATATATGGAGGTTAGAGGGTGTGGCAAATTTGGTGCTTACTCATCGACTAAGCCAATGAAGTGCATTGTCGATCACAATGATGTTGATTTCGAGTATGATTCTTCTTCTGGTATGGTTACGTTTAGCTTGGATAACTTGCCTGAGGAAGGTAAACTTCATGTTGTTGAGGTTGATGTATAG
- the LOC126685720 gene encoding probable galactinol--sucrose galactosyltransferase 6 isoform X2, with protein sequence MTIKPTVWISDRKLIVKDRTILTGLPDNIIATSGPVDGVFLGAVFEQENSRHVVPLGTLRDVRFMACFRFKLFWMAQKMGDHGKDIPLETQFLMVETKNGSHLESDGGNEENQIIYTVFLPLIEGSFRACLQGNIDDELELCLESGDVDTKASSFSHSLFIHAGTDPFSTITEAVRAVKLHSKTFRQRHEKQLPAIVNYFGWCTWDAFYQEVTQEGVESGLKSLSDGGTPPRFVIIDDGWQSVGGDSPKDESKSQPLLRLTVIKENEKFQKKDDPTVGIKNIVNIAKDKYGLKYVYVWHAITGYWGGVHPGVKGMKEYGSLMKYPTVSKGVMKNEPTWKSDPLAVQGLGLMNPRKVYKFYNELHSYLASAGIDGVKVDVQCILETLGGGLGGRVELTKQYHEALDSSVARNFPDNGCIACMSHNTDALYCSKQTAVVRASDDFFPKDPVSHTIHIAAVAYNSVFLGEFMQADWDMFHSLHPAAEYHASARAISGGPIYVSDEPGKHDFNVLKKLVLPDGSVLRTRLPGRPTRDCLFSDPTRDGDSLLKIWNMNKYTGVLGVYNCQGAAWNNVERKNTFHEIKSEALTGAIKGCDVDLIAEATTESNWNGDSAVYCHRTTELITLPYNASLPVSLKVLEHDIFTVTPIKVLAPGFSFAPLGLIAMYNAGGAIEGLKYEVKEGAQLSEIDEGYKGETSVVCNERVDNLSNELVGKVYMEVRGCGKFGAYSSTKPMKCIVDHNDVDFEYDSSSGMVTFSLDNLPEEGKLHVVEVDV encoded by the exons ATGACGATTAAGCCGACGGTTTGGATTTCTGATCGGAAACTAATCGTGAAAGATCGGACGATCTTGACCGGACTACCGGACAATATAATAGCAACATCAGGGCCGGTGGACGGAGTGTTTCTCGGAGCTGTATTTGAACAAGAAAACAGCCGTCACGTAGTACCGTTAGGTACTTTACGAGACGTCCGGTTCATGGCATGTTTCCGGTTCAAACTATTTTGGATGGCGCAAAAAATGGGAGATCACGGCAAGGATATTCCGTTAGAAACTCAGTTTTTAATGGTGGAGACTAAGAATGGGTCCCATCTTGAATCAGACGGTGGAAATGAAGAGAATCAGATTATCTATACGGTTTTCCTACCTCTGATTGAAGGTTCATTTAGAGCTTGTTTGCAGGGAAATATTGACGATGAGCTTGAGCTCTGTTTGGAGAGTGGTGACGTGGATACTAAAGCGTCGTCGTTTAGTCACTCTCTTTTTATTCACGCCGGTACTGATCCGTTTAGTACTATAACAGAAGCTGTTAGAGCTGTTAAGTTGCACTCGAAGACGTTCCGTCAACGGCATGAGAAACAATTGCCTGCAATAGTTAATTATTTTGGATGGTGCACCTGGGATGCTTTTTACCAAGAAGTAACACAAGAAGGTGTAGAATCTGGGTTAAAGAGTTTATCCGACGGTGGGACTCCTCCAAGATTTGTGATCATCGATGATGGATGGCAATCAGTCGGTGGAGATTCACCAAAAGACGAAAGCAAATCGCAGCCGTTGCTTAGGCTGACTGTAATAAAAGAAAACGAAAAGTTTCAGAAGAAAGACGATCCAACGGTGGGGATAAAGAACATAGTAAACATAGCAAAAGATAAATACGGGTTAAAATACGTATACGTATGGCATGCAATCACAGGATACTGGGGTGGGGTCCATCCAGGGGTTAAGGGGATGAAGGAATATGGTTCGTTGATGAAATATCCGACGGTGTCAAAAGGGGTGATGAAGAATGAACCAACATGGAAAAGTGATCCGCTGGCTGTGCAGGGATTAGGTTTGATGAATCCtagaaaagtttataaattCTATAATGAGTTGCATAGTTATCTAGCGTCTGCGGGTATAGATGGAGTTAAGGTGGACGTGCAGTGTATATTGGAAACTTTGGGCGGTGGCTTAGGAGGAAGGGTAGAATTGACTAAGCAATATCATGAAGCTCTTGATTCTTCTGTTGCTAGGAATTTCCCTGATAATGGGTGCATTGCTTGCATGAGTCATAATACTGATGCATTATactg TTCGAAACAGACGGCTGTAGTGAGAGCATCGGATGATTTCTTCCCAAAGGACCCCGTGTCGCACACAATCCATATAGCAGCTGTGGCATACAATAGTGTGTTTCTAGGAGAATTTATGCAAGCAGATTGGGACATGTTCCATTCACTCCATCCTGCGGCTGAATATCATGCTTCAGCTAGAGCTATTAGCGGTGGTCCGATCTATGTCag TGATGAGCCTGGGAAGCATGATTTTAATGTGCTGAAGAAGCTTGTTTTGCCTGATGGGTCTGTGCTTCGTACCCGTTTGCCTGGCCGCCCAACCCGTGACTGTTTGTTCTCTGATCCAACTCGCGACGGTGATAG CTTGTTGAAGATATGGAATATGAACAAATACACAGGCGTCTTAGGAGTTTACAATTGTCAAGGAGCAGCTTGGAACAATGTTGAAAGAAAGAACACATTCCACGAAATAAAATCTGAGGCATTAACAGGTGCCATCAAGGGTTGCGATGTCGATCTCATTGCTGAAGCAACTACCGAATCTAACTGGAATGGCGACTCCGCTGTTTACTGTCATCGGACTACTGAGCTTATTACTCTCCCTTACAATGCATCCCTACCAGTGTCCCTCAAAGTCCTTGAGCATGACATATTCACAGTAACACCCATTAAGGTGTTAGCACCTGGGTTCAGCTTTGCACCCTTGGGGCTCATTGCCATGTATAATGCTGGTGGTGCCATCGAAGGGCTTAAGTATGAAGTGAAAGAAGGTGCGCAATTGTCGGAGATAGACGAGGGTTACAAGGGTGAAACAAGCGTAGTGTGCAATGAGAGAGTGGATAATTTGAGTAATGAATTAGTTGGGAAAGTATATATGGAGGTTAGAGGGTGTGGCAAATTTGGTGCTTACTCATCGACTAAGCCAATGAAGTGCATTGTCGATCACAATGATGTTGATTTCGAGTATGATTCTTCTTCTGGTATGGTTACGTTTAGCTTGGATAACTTGCCTGAGGAAGGTAAACTTCATGTTGTTGAGGTTGATGTATAG
- the LOC126664726 gene encoding agamous-like MADS-box protein AGL81: MALRIGSRKQNFMTKVLRGDKQAQTASFLKRGPTLKKKALELQTLCDVSVVIVRYGPDGSLDIWPENEAQVRDVVMRYKGFEKTRKKERNLFDFLVDKKAKLLKKKTQLMKTKLHATIDTLSKHVEGLSGHKLTRFLDFLEEKSRSYQEKLTSLELAAKQVESTNNPSVSSFEWKTPLEQFHKHVVCIENRQPQENRCSVSEDGSNFFNGGSRAVTKTEGIYGNNVFGGSTNSSCFGAVEAGQNMKNFNDLRFWWDGEIVGI; the protein is encoded by the coding sequence ATGGCTCTAAGAATAGGCTCCCGAAAGCAGAATTTCATGACTAAAGTCTTGAGAGGTGACAAGCAGGCTCAAACTGCAAGTTTCTTGAAGAGAGGTCCAACTTTGAAGAAGAAAGCACTCGAGCTTCAAACGTTATGTGATGTCTCCGTCGTCATCGTACGTTATGGTCCGGACGGGAGTCTTGACATTTGGCCTGAGAATGAAGCACAAGTAAGAGATGTTGTTATGCGTTATAAAGGATttgaaaaaacaagaaaaaaagagCGCAATCTTTTTGATTTCTTGGTGGACAAGAAAGCCAAACTTCTCAAGAAAAAAACCCAGTTGATGAAAACCAAACTACATGCAACTATCGACACCTTGTCCAAACATGTTGAGGGACTGTCGGGTCACAAATTGACTcgttttcttgattttcttgaagAAAAGTCGAGGAGTTATCAAGAAAAACTAACGTCTCTTGAGTTAGCAGCAAAACAAGTGGAATCCACTAATAACCCATCGGTGTCATCTTTTGAATGGAAAACCCCATTGGAACAATTTCACAAACATGTTGTGTGCATTGAGAATCGTCAGCCTCAAGAAAACCGTTGCAGCGTCTCAGAGGATGGTTCAAATTTCTTCAATGGTGGTAGTCGTGCAGTTACAAAGACTGAGGGTATTTATGGTAATAATGTGTTTGGAGGCAGCACCAACAGTTCTTGTTTTGGGGCAGTAGAAGCAGgacaaaatatgaaaaattttaATGATCTCAGATTTTGGTGGGATGGTGAGATAGTTGGAATCTAA